The Acetivibrio cellulolyticus CD2 genome segment TGCCTTTTCAATGGGTTGAGCTTGATTTTATGAAAAATGCTTTACTTGCGGTGTTGCTTATTTCTCCGATTTTCGGAATACTTGGAACAATGATAGTTAATAATAGGATGGCCTTTTTTTCGGATGCATTAGGCCATGGAGCATTCACAGGCATGGCAATCGGAAGTATTATGGGGATTTTTAATCCTGTTTTTGGTGCAATTGGTTTTTCAATAGCGTTTTCAGTGCTGATAACAATTGTCAAAAATAAAAGCAAAACTTCTACAGATACGATCATTGGTGTGTTTTCATCAATAGCCATATCAGTGGGTCTTATTCTTCTTTCTATTGGAGGAAAAAATAAATTACCAAATTATCTTTATGGTGATCTGCTTAGCATTACCCCTTCCGACATAGTTATGCTGCTGATTGTTTTTGTAGGTGTAATTGCATTATGGTTGCTTATGTTTAATAAAATGCTCCTAATCAGTGTAAATCAATCATTGGCTAGAAGCAGAGGGATCAATACTCTTGCGGTTGAGATAATATTTACATCCGCAATCGCAGTAATAGTAACTGTGGCAATTCAATGGGTAGGGCTCCTAATCATAAACTCGCTTGTAGTACTACCGGCGGCTGCAGCAAGGAATGTGACCGTTAATGTAAGGCAGTACCATTTAGTGTCCGTCCTTATTGCCCTTGTTTCAGGATTATCAGGACTTATACTTTCTTATTACTGGAATTCAACAACTGGAGCAACAATTGTTCTTTTTTCGGCATGTATATACTTTATTACACTTGCTTTAAGAAATAGAGTTGGATAATATAACGAGGCAAAACTTCTGCCTTGTTGAAATGGTGTGTTGCAATTGAAAACTATTGATTTCATATATTATACAAGAATAATTTTAATTTAAGGGTGAGGCATGTGAGGGTCAGGTTTAATTTTAAACTATGGATTTCGTTAACAGTTTTTATTATTGTATCAGGACTCTGGTGTTCAGAAAGCTTTTTAACAGTACAAGCGGCTCCGGCAGCAAAGCAGATCACGATGTCTGTGGACTGGGAGGAATTAAAATTTGATGTTCCGCCTACAATAATAGAAGGCAGGACGATGGTTCCCTTAAGGGCTATTTTTGATGCACTGGAAGCAGAGTTAGAATGGGCTGGCGCAACAAAGACTATAACGGGATATCGGGGTAATACAAGCATTAGTCTTGTTGTAGGTAGCAAGCTTGCTACAGTAAATGGAGAAGAAGTTCAGCTGGATGTGCCAGCAACTATTATTTCAGGTAGGACTCTTGTGCCGACAAGATTTATATCAGAAAGTCTTGGGGCAAAGGTTTCCTGGGATGGTAA includes the following:
- a CDS encoding metal ABC transporter permease; the encoded protein is MISFWYSLIDTILPFQWVELDFMKNALLAVLLISPIFGILGTMIVNNRMAFFSDALGHGAFTGMAIGSIMGIFNPVFGAIGFSIAFSVLITIVKNKSKTSTDTIIGVFSSIAISVGLILLSIGGKNKLPNYLYGDLLSITPSDIVMLLIVFVGVIALWLLMFNKMLLISVNQSLARSRGINTLAVEIIFTSAIAVIVTVAIQWVGLLIINSLVVLPAAAARNVTVNVRQYHLVSVLIALVSGLSGLILSYYWNSTTGATIVLFSACIYFITLALRNRVG